A part of Leptospira congkakensis genomic DNA contains:
- a CDS encoding adenylosuccinate synthase: MPANLVVGAQWGDEGKAKVIDYLSKDTDIIVRYQGGANAGHTVVVGGKKYIFHLVPSGIIYDNTTCVIGNGVVLDPEYFLKECADLESHGFKVKEKVLISDSCHILLPYHRLIDEAREAGSSPERKIGTTKKGIGMCYADKMLRNGVRAGDLLDKELLKRKLTHILEVKNQELVKYYDLEPVNITEMYDFLLDFADKMGKNIVNTVYYLNSELQKGKRVLLEGAQGTGLDIDFGTYPYVTSSNPTTGGALAGSGVSFRYLQDVIGITKAYATRVGEGPFPSEILGEAGDVLRKLGGEYGSTTGRPRRCGWFDVQMIKHAVTVNGINSLVLTKIDVLSHYDSIPVVVGYELKGKKLDFFPSQGLEDVKPLFAEFKGWKDDISGINSFSKLPALCQSYIKSLQELVNTKIGIVSTGPDREHTIIMD, encoded by the coding sequence ATGCCTGCAAATTTAGTTGTCGGAGCACAATGGGGTGATGAAGGAAAGGCAAAGGTAATCGATTATCTTTCCAAAGATACAGATATCATTGTTCGGTACCAAGGTGGAGCAAACGCCGGTCATACAGTCGTGGTGGGTGGAAAAAAATATATTTTTCATTTGGTTCCTTCTGGAATTATTTATGATAATACCACTTGTGTGATTGGAAACGGTGTGGTTTTGGATCCAGAGTATTTTTTAAAGGAATGCGCTGATTTAGAATCTCATGGATTCAAAGTGAAGGAAAAAGTCCTTATCAGTGACTCTTGTCATATCCTCCTTCCTTACCATCGTTTGATTGATGAAGCAAGAGAAGCTGGATCCTCTCCCGAAAGAAAGATTGGAACTACCAAAAAAGGGATTGGGATGTGTTATGCAGACAAAATGCTTCGTAACGGAGTCCGCGCTGGTGACCTTTTAGACAAAGAACTTCTCAAACGAAAACTCACTCACATTTTAGAAGTCAAAAACCAAGAACTAGTCAAATACTATGATTTAGAACCAGTGAACATTACGGAAATGTATGATTTTCTTTTGGACTTCGCGGACAAAATGGGAAAAAACATTGTGAACACAGTGTACTACCTAAACTCCGAATTACAAAAAGGAAAACGTGTTCTTTTGGAAGGAGCACAAGGGACTGGACTCGATATCGATTTTGGTACCTATCCATATGTAACCAGTTCGAATCCTACAACAGGTGGGGCACTTGCCGGATCGGGAGTCAGTTTTCGATACTTACAAGACGTGATTGGGATTACCAAGGCCTATGCAACCCGAGTGGGGGAAGGGCCATTTCCTTCGGAAATTTTGGGGGAAGCTGGAGACGTTTTGCGTAAGTTAGGCGGTGAGTATGGTTCGACCACAGGAAGGCCAAGACGTTGTGGTTGGTTTGATGTCCAAATGATCAAACATGCGGTAACAGTCAACGGGATCAATTCCCTTGTTTTGACTAAAATTGATGTACTCAGTCATTATGATTCTATCCCTGTAGTAGTCGGATATGAACTCAAAGGTAAGAAGTTAGATTTTTTTCCATCCCAAGGACTAGAAGACGTCAAACCGTTGTTTGCTGAGTTTAAAGGATGGAAGGATGATATTTCTGGAATCAATTCTTTCTCTAAGTTACCAGCACTTTGCCAGTCGTACATTAAGTCCTTACAGGAACTAGTGAATACTAAGATTGGAATTGTTTCGACAGGACCTGATCGTGAACACACGATCATCATGGACTAA
- a CDS encoding hydroxymethylglutaryl-CoA lyase has product MELVKITEVGPRDGLQNEKTILSTQDKFEFISRLVETGVKHMELTSFVRKDRIPQMGDAKELAALVLPKFQNKVRFSSLTPNAKGYEGAKEAGFPEVAVFTATSETFTKKNINMTIEESLDFFKPIFTQAKTDGIKVRGYISTVIACPYEGKIKPEKTLNIAERLLDAGVYEISLGETIGVAVPSEVESLLEVLFKKIPKTLLAGHFHDTYGMAIANTKQALGMGIRSFDSSAGGLGGCPYAKGAAGNVATEDLVYFLHREGYDTGIQLDSLVSASRFMEEKIGRKLTSRTYVAMKNAD; this is encoded by the coding sequence TTGGAACTAGTTAAAATCACAGAAGTAGGACCAAGAGATGGACTGCAAAACGAAAAAACCATTCTCTCCACTCAGGATAAATTTGAATTCATATCTCGTCTAGTAGAAACCGGCGTAAAACATATGGAACTCACTTCCTTTGTTAGGAAAGATCGAATTCCACAAATGGGAGATGCCAAAGAACTTGCAGCCCTTGTCCTTCCTAAGTTCCAAAACAAGGTCAGGTTTTCCTCACTCACACCAAATGCCAAAGGTTATGAAGGAGCAAAAGAAGCAGGTTTTCCAGAAGTTGCCGTTTTCACCGCTACTTCAGAAACCTTTACCAAAAAAAATATCAATATGACTATCGAAGAAAGTTTGGATTTTTTCAAACCCATCTTTACCCAAGCAAAAACTGATGGAATCAAAGTGCGAGGGTATATTTCAACAGTCATCGCTTGTCCTTACGAAGGGAAAATCAAACCGGAAAAAACATTAAATATCGCTGAACGTTTATTAGATGCCGGTGTATACGAAATTTCACTCGGAGAAACCATTGGTGTTGCAGTTCCTTCGGAAGTAGAATCTCTTTTGGAAGTCCTATTCAAAAAAATTCCCAAAACTTTACTTGCAGGTCACTTTCACGATACCTATGGGATGGCCATTGCCAACACCAAACAAGCGCTTGGTATGGGAATCCGTAGTTTTGATAGTTCTGCTGGAGGTCTTGGCGGCTGCCCTTATGCCAAAGGAGCGGCGGGTAATGTTGCAACCGAGGACTTAGTTTATTTTTTGCATAGGGAGGGATATGATACAGGAATCCAATTGGATTCTCTAGTTTCAGCCAGCCGATTTATGGAAGAGAAAATCGGAAGAAAACTAACCTCAAGAACTTACGTTGCCATGAAGAATGCCGATTGA
- a CDS encoding ABC transporter ATP-binding protein has product MFALKNITVKVNGRILFNQINLTADTNKITGLIGKSGSGKSTLFRLALGLLSPTEGYEWSGSIDWKGTPLSKKQNPNLQPVFQDPHGSFSPFGSMKDLLLEPIRIKHGYFLNDEIKKKETLRIESFCERFGLGLDLLKKTKQELSGGQLQRFAILRSLLTNPEYLLLDEPVTALDVLVQKKIAEELKQINQTDRLGMFFVSHDLGFLSYMCDEIYVLDGGEIVEAGKPKEILSHPKSGLLQSLVAARNHSFGGVVSSSESSN; this is encoded by the coding sequence ATGTTTGCTCTTAAAAATATTACTGTCAAAGTGAATGGACGAATCCTTTTCAATCAAATCAATCTAACGGCAGATACAAATAAAATTACGGGTCTTATTGGAAAGTCGGGTTCAGGAAAATCGACATTGTTTCGGTTGGCACTGGGCCTTTTGAGTCCCACAGAGGGATATGAATGGAGTGGTTCTATCGATTGGAAAGGTACTCCCTTATCAAAAAAACAAAACCCAAATCTCCAACCTGTGTTTCAGGATCCACATGGTAGTTTTTCTCCTTTTGGTTCCATGAAAGATTTACTTCTCGAACCAATTCGCATTAAACATGGATATTTCCTAAATGATGAAATCAAAAAGAAAGAAACTTTAAGGATCGAATCTTTTTGTGAAAGGTTTGGTTTAGGGTTAGATTTGTTAAAAAAGACCAAACAAGAGTTAAGTGGCGGACAATTGCAACGTTTTGCCATCCTTAGATCTTTGCTAACAAACCCAGAGTATCTCCTTCTGGATGAACCAGTCACTGCACTCGATGTACTGGTTCAAAAAAAAATTGCCGAAGAACTCAAACAAATCAACCAAACGGATCGTTTGGGAATGTTTTTTGTTTCTCATGATTTAGGATTTTTATCTTATATGTGTGATGAGATTTATGTTTTGGATGGTGGTGAAATTGTGGAAGCAGGGAAACCAAAAGAAATTCTTTCCCATCCTAAATCAGGTCTGTTGCAAAGTTTGGTAGCAGCCAGAAATCACTCGTTTGGTGGAGTTGTTTCTTCTTCTGAATCATCCAACTGA
- a CDS encoding PAS domain-containing sensor histidine kinase produces the protein MTPSLSISDSIWHTAFSSSPIGMAITDMQTGLYVDVNDVYCSWLGRTREEVIGKSTLDLGIYSNSDDREYILASLKKDGYVLNLEVPLVTKTGTTVTILFSGRIVENGKYLLSAGQNVSAFKEKEYLARVLQSELVISKELFESVFRLNPAAVSLSNAETGKYDDINEAYCRLIGYSRDEIIGKTSLELNIWITKLDRARLLEEVQKKGWSTGMEASVRTKTGEIRHVVSGNTIINNHGRPTLLAILIDITESKQNKEALEFAVTERTKELNRILEDLQKTQDQLILAEKMATLGQLVASVAHEINNPLAAISAFSEQIHNRMGNFGNRLFQIKECFSKYSEKEVNEVISWVIELFTIKPKSYAFAEARKAKKTLEGIFDRLEIESAYDLADRIVDLGVPDFFLENEKILPLFKSSPLLELVLSELNTLRSIESIRLAVERTSKIVYSLKNYGRFDRNEAKSPINVVDTIETVLTLYQNKMKSGVDCIRLYHAKPTIAGYPDELIQIWTNLIYNALQAMAFKGTLTIQVDELEKDVVVRIKDDGPGIPVAIQKRIFEPFYTTKEKGEGSGLGLGIVKQSVEGRHHGRIQFHSEPGHTEFEVSLPKI, from the coding sequence ATGACTCCCTCTCTGTCCATATCCGATTCTATCTGGCATACAGCCTTTAGTTCTAGTCCTATTGGGATGGCGATTACCGATATGCAAACGGGTTTGTATGTTGATGTCAATGATGTATACTGTTCTTGGCTCGGTCGAACCAGGGAAGAGGTGATTGGCAAATCAACTCTCGATTTAGGGATTTATTCCAATTCCGATGATAGAGAATACATTCTGGCTAGTTTGAAAAAAGATGGGTATGTTCTCAATTTAGAAGTTCCGCTAGTTACGAAAACAGGAACCACAGTTACAATTCTCTTCAGTGGTCGCATCGTAGAAAACGGGAAGTATCTTTTATCGGCGGGACAGAATGTTTCTGCATTTAAAGAAAAAGAATACCTGGCACGCGTTTTACAAAGCGAACTTGTAATCAGCAAAGAACTTTTTGAAAGTGTATTTCGCCTGAACCCTGCTGCCGTAAGTCTCTCGAATGCAGAAACAGGGAAATACGATGATATCAACGAAGCCTATTGCCGTTTGATCGGATACAGTCGAGACGAAATTATTGGAAAAACCTCTCTCGAGTTAAATATCTGGATCACCAAATTGGATCGTGCCCGACTTTTGGAGGAAGTGCAGAAAAAAGGTTGGAGTACTGGTATGGAAGCAAGTGTCCGCACCAAAACCGGTGAAATTCGCCATGTAGTATCAGGAAATACGATCATCAATAATCATGGAAGGCCTACCTTACTTGCGATTCTCATCGATATTACAGAATCAAAACAAAATAAAGAAGCATTAGAATTTGCTGTTACTGAAAGAACAAAAGAACTCAATCGAATTCTAGAGGACCTACAAAAAACCCAGGATCAGTTGATCCTTGCTGAAAAAATGGCAACATTAGGTCAGTTAGTTGCCAGTGTAGCTCATGAAATTAATAATCCACTAGCAGCTATCTCTGCTTTTAGTGAACAAATTCACAATCGAATGGGGAACTTTGGAAACCGATTGTTTCAAATCAAAGAGTGTTTTTCCAAATACTCAGAAAAGGAAGTAAATGAGGTTATCTCTTGGGTGATTGAATTGTTTACAATCAAACCAAAATCCTATGCATTTGCGGAAGCAAGAAAAGCTAAAAAGACATTGGAAGGTATTTTTGATCGTCTAGAGATAGAATCTGCCTATGATTTAGCGGATCGAATTGTTGATCTTGGTGTTCCTGATTTTTTTCTAGAAAATGAAAAGATCTTACCTCTTTTTAAATCTTCCCCCTTACTTGAGTTAGTTCTTTCTGAACTGAACACTCTAAGAAGTATCGAGTCTATTCGTTTGGCAGTGGAAAGAACGTCCAAAATTGTTTATAGTTTGAAAAATTATGGGCGATTTGACCGAAACGAAGCAAAATCTCCAATCAATGTAGTCGATACGATCGAAACTGTTCTAACATTATACCAAAACAAAATGAAATCTGGTGTAGACTGCATTCGGCTCTATCATGCAAAACCGACGATTGCCGGTTATCCTGATGAACTGATCCAAATTTGGACCAATCTAATTTACAACGCTTTACAGGCGATGGCTTTTAAAGGAACTCTCACTATCCAGGTGGATGAATTAGAAAAGGATGTTGTGGTTCGTATTAAGGACGATGGACCCGGAATTCCAGTGGCCATACAAAAAAGAATTTTTGAACCATTTTATACAACCAAAGAGAAGGGAGAAGGTTCGGGGCTTGGTCTTGGGATTGTCAAACAATCAGTTGAGGGAAGGCACCATGGCCGGATCCAATTTCACTCAGAACCCGGCCATACAGAATTTGAAGTCAGTTTACCTAAAATCTAG
- a CDS encoding tetratricopeptide repeat protein yields the protein MFFRSFSLALMFFIPSLIWGQKLIGNKEYPEILWGKDQEFDTSDFPNGSFIYQKDDFILARGKLFQGEPPKSNGSFTYGTETITNSGKWNNDTIEILLNGKPNTRNEVIKRLEAGVRFDPQFFPFRYNLGRLYSLDMKYEKALVEFEYAKAEMPEYFKTYLHIAILSEITRQVYYAIMNYKLAVEKNPYDTEALIRLADHYLATGLKNRALLYLNKALKIEEESPNVKLGFARLEMEKGNFHIAYKIFNRTTLTTAEGKPKPYDKKFHYYFAETASKVTDYETAEEEYTKMLSFTNDPFFATVSSKVIARRRDIAKKFAEAKRTQLDDSEEETTPPNE from the coding sequence ATGTTCTTTCGTAGCTTCAGTCTCGCACTTATGTTTTTTATCCCCAGTCTGATTTGGGGACAAAAATTGATTGGGAACAAGGAATACCCAGAAATCCTCTGGGGCAAAGATCAGGAGTTTGATACCTCCGATTTTCCAAACGGATCCTTTATCTACCAAAAAGATGATTTTATCTTGGCACGAGGAAAACTCTTCCAAGGGGAACCACCCAAATCCAACGGAAGTTTTACATACGGAACAGAAACCATCACCAATTCCGGAAAATGGAATAACGATACCATTGAAATTCTTTTGAACGGAAAACCAAATACCAGGAATGAAGTCATCAAACGTTTGGAAGCCGGTGTTAGGTTTGATCCGCAATTTTTTCCCTTCCGATACAACTTAGGACGACTATATTCTTTGGATATGAAATACGAAAAAGCTCTGGTTGAATTTGAATACGCCAAAGCAGAGATGCCCGAGTATTTTAAAACCTACTTACATATCGCAATTCTATCCGAGATCACAAGGCAAGTATATTATGCCATCATGAATTACAAATTGGCAGTGGAAAAAAATCCATATGATACAGAAGCTCTTATCCGTCTTGCGGATCATTATCTCGCGACAGGACTCAAAAACCGTGCCCTTCTCTATTTGAATAAAGCTCTGAAGATAGAAGAAGAAAGTCCAAATGTTAAATTAGGATTTGCAAGGCTTGAAATGGAAAAAGGAAATTTCCATATAGCTTATAAAATTTTCAATCGCACCACTCTCACCACAGCCGAAGGGAAACCAAAACCTTACGATAAAAAATTCCATTATTATTTTGCAGAAACTGCATCCAAAGTCACTGACTATGAAACGGCCGAAGAAGAATATACAAAGATGTTAAGTTTTACCAACGATCCTTTTTTTGCCACGGTTTCATCTAAAGTCATCGCAAGAAGGCGTGACATCGCGAAAAAATTTGCTGAGGCCAAACGAACTCAGTTGGATGATTCAGAAGAAGAAACAACTCCACCAAACGAGTGA
- a CDS encoding TIGR02757 family protein — translation MPIDLDLLHTKLEDLRKKYQNLSYLETDPICFPKQYEDPLDIEVVSFISCLYAYGNVKSIQGFLKPIFFNLGSSPYQTLLDQDAKFQTFLSGLNVYRFQTKKDNQIFFQTLARVIAEKERTSPLLESIFLDKNEAFEETKSIQRFQSFWEEELKKTSGKKTLSYGLQFLIGKSTSKSPKKRLSLFLRWMVRSIYPDFGIYQRIKPNQIPFPLDVHIQKLIQILGITNRKSFGVKDAYLIKEFFTQINPADPLLYDFYLTRVGIIEKCNAEYNKGVCEVCYLREVCLVVPRGIEPRLQG, via the coding sequence ATGCCGATTGATTTAGACCTTCTGCATACTAAGTTAGAAGACCTAAGAAAGAAGTATCAAAATCTAAGTTATTTAGAAACAGATCCCATATGTTTTCCTAAACAGTACGAAGATCCACTCGATATTGAAGTGGTTTCCTTTATTTCTTGTTTGTATGCTTATGGAAATGTAAAAAGCATCCAAGGTTTTCTAAAACCAATCTTTTTTAATCTTGGATCATCCCCCTACCAAACCTTATTAGATCAGGATGCAAAGTTTCAGACCTTTCTCTCTGGCTTAAATGTTTATAGATTCCAAACGAAAAAAGACAACCAAATCTTCTTTCAAACATTAGCAAGGGTGATTGCTGAGAAGGAAAGAACATCCCCTCTCTTAGAATCAATTTTTCTAGATAAAAACGAAGCATTTGAAGAAACAAAGTCCATCCAAAGGTTTCAAAGTTTTTGGGAAGAGGAACTGAAAAAAACAAGTGGGAAAAAAACTCTCTCTTACGGATTACAATTTCTAATTGGAAAATCAACATCCAAGTCTCCCAAAAAACGTTTATCCCTTTTTTTACGTTGGATGGTGAGATCCATCTATCCCGACTTTGGAATTTATCAAAGAATCAAACCAAACCAAATTCCCTTTCCCTTGGACGTTCATATCCAAAAATTAATTCAAATTTTAGGAATTACAAATCGTAAAAGTTTTGGAGTGAAGGATGCGTATCTGATTAAAGAATTTTTTACTCAGATCAATCCCGCCGATCCTTTGTTATACGACTTCTATCTGACACGAGTAGGGATCATTGAGAAATGTAACGCAGAGTACAATAAGGGAGTTTGTGAAGTTTGTTATTTGAGAGAGGTTTGTTTGGTAGTGCCACGGGGAATTGAACCCCGATTGCAAGGATGA
- a CDS encoding 1-acyl-sn-glycerol-3-phosphate acyltransferase yields the protein MTEKEATLGRWHKEFFENIHLFVKSGLTELEAKSILEEFLVLSQSTPKPKVMDIFQEPERLEEIGVYTDIRPEPRDFMLKFLDPIMKKFKVEGTENLKLLDGVIGKYPVTLISNHLSHLDAPAIFTLLYNAGPEGRKIAESLVFIAGRLAFEPDFTRLGLYMFGTLLVCSKKDMADNPSLSDVMTKINMRAFRNSQKLQSDGKVISIFPEGTRSRDGRLMPFVDTVYHYVANKVILPISLEGTEKILPIEGLLFNQAVGKLVIGKPVLVGELTKKEMETFPKHIEQISFPGTGDKKQFIIDNLALLVGSNLNKHKHGTYRNLYKGDVRETNQLIPLPKKPDEHVVIIGSSNMSVAFACVMANKNVKVTIYTPDSEIVKQSNEERRDVVHYPIYKLPPNIEFSDKPEVMESATLFIQGTNPWEFDSIYSKIRTYLQKNKSPMVNVIKGFTGSKKGLILEDLNELLLIERERLAVVSGACYPDQIMERKISGFEISAFEDSLIPKLQDLLSNNYVFTRTAINSRDTKGVQLGGALKTIYALAMGLVEGYFKRELGGNVDNTLFHLSNRFFNEMVSIGVLLGGDPTTFNGLSGMTDFMLACFGSDTRDRKYGYDLANGTRPEKITNGFYGLKVLPNLIQLDEKRHPIVTAAYRTVIQNEEFDSIAEKLQMQLARF from the coding sequence ATGACAGAAAAAGAAGCCACTTTGGGTCGCTGGCATAAAGAATTTTTTGAGAACATTCACCTATTTGTAAAATCCGGTCTCACCGAATTAGAAGCAAAGTCCATTTTAGAAGAGTTTTTAGTTCTCTCACAAAGTACACCGAAACCAAAGGTCATGGATATCTTTCAAGAACCGGAACGGTTGGAAGAGATTGGAGTGTATACAGACATCCGTCCAGAACCTCGGGATTTTATGTTAAAATTTCTCGATCCCATCATGAAAAAATTCAAAGTAGAGGGAACAGAAAATCTCAAACTTTTAGATGGTGTCATCGGCAAATACCCAGTCACTTTAATTTCCAATCACCTCAGCCATTTGGATGCACCTGCCATTTTCACTCTTTTGTACAATGCAGGACCAGAAGGGAGAAAGATTGCGGAATCCCTAGTATTTATCGCAGGACGACTTGCCTTCGAACCGGACTTCACCCGCCTTGGACTTTATATGTTTGGGACACTTCTTGTTTGTTCCAAAAAGGATATGGCAGACAATCCCTCTCTTTCGGATGTAATGACCAAAATCAATATGCGAGCCTTTCGTAATTCACAGAAATTACAATCAGATGGAAAGGTAATCTCTATTTTTCCAGAAGGAACTAGGTCCCGGGATGGAAGGCTTATGCCTTTTGTGGACACAGTGTACCACTATGTTGCTAACAAAGTGATCCTTCCCATTTCTCTAGAAGGAACAGAAAAAATTCTTCCTATTGAAGGATTACTTTTCAACCAAGCAGTTGGAAAACTTGTGATCGGCAAACCAGTGCTTGTTGGGGAACTTACGAAAAAGGAAATGGAAACATTCCCTAAACATATTGAACAGATTTCGTTTCCAGGGACTGGTGACAAAAAACAGTTTATCATTGATAATCTAGCACTTCTTGTTGGCAGCAATTTAAACAAACACAAACACGGAACCTATCGAAACCTTTACAAAGGGGACGTTCGCGAAACGAACCAACTTATTCCGCTTCCTAAAAAACCAGATGAACATGTGGTCATCATTGGATCGTCCAATATGTCTGTGGCTTTTGCTTGTGTGATGGCAAATAAAAATGTCAAAGTCACCATCTACACCCCCGATTCTGAAATTGTAAAACAAAGTAATGAAGAAAGACGAGATGTAGTCCACTATCCGATTTATAAACTCCCACCAAACATTGAATTCTCGGACAAACCGGAGGTTATGGAGTCGGCAACACTTTTCATCCAAGGTACCAATCCTTGGGAATTCGATAGTATCTATTCAAAAATTAGAACCTACCTTCAAAAAAATAAATCCCCAATGGTGAACGTAATCAAAGGATTTACGGGATCCAAAAAAGGACTTATTTTAGAAGACTTGAATGAACTGTTACTGATTGAAAGAGAAAGATTAGCTGTCGTTTCTGGGGCTTGTTATCCCGACCAAATCATGGAAAGGAAAATTTCTGGATTTGAAATTTCTGCTTTCGAAGATTCTCTCATTCCCAAACTCCAAGACCTGCTCTCCAACAACTACGTTTTCACAAGAACCGCAATCAATTCCAGAGACACAAAAGGCGTACAACTTGGTGGGGCTTTAAAAACAATCTACGCCCTTGCCATGGGACTTGTGGAAGGTTATTTTAAACGAGAGTTAGGTGGAAACGTAGACAACACACTATTCCATTTGAGTAATCGTTTCTTCAATGAAATGGTATCCATCGGCGTTTTACTCGGGGGAGATCCAACCACCTTCAATGGTCTATCAGGAATGACTGATTTTATGTTGGCTTGCTTCGGATCAGATACAAGAGACAGAAAGTATGGGTATGATCTTGCCAATGGGACAAGGCCAGAAAAGATTACCAACGGCTTTTATGGTTTAAAGGTTTTGCCAAATCTCATCCAACTGGATGAAAAAAGGCATCCGATTGTGACTGCTGCTTACAGAACTGTGATCCAAAACGAAGAGTTTGATTCCATAGCAGAAAAGTTACAAATGCAGCTAGCTAGATTTTAG
- the rplQ gene encoding 50S ribosomal protein L17: MNKRNKVKQLNRSADHRKAMIQNMVISLLRHERIESSVAKLKVARSYAERIITRAKRNLDANLANLDEQKKNAAILHNTRYLYSHLGDQEIVTKLLKDLANRYAERVGGYTRIIRLVNRPSDNTAMGILELVDRKTQDELKAEVRAKREEKKPAKKEEKPKKAKKEKAAAK; the protein is encoded by the coding sequence ATGAATAAACGTAATAAAGTTAAACAACTCAACAGATCCGCAGATCATAGAAAAGCTATGATCCAAAATATGGTAATCTCTTTACTTCGTCACGAAAGAATTGAATCTTCTGTTGCGAAGTTGAAAGTGGCACGTTCTTATGCAGAACGAATCATCACTAGAGCAAAACGCAACTTAGATGCTAACTTGGCGAATTTGGACGAACAAAAGAAAAATGCTGCAATCTTGCACAATACACGATATCTTTACAGCCATCTAGGTGACCAAGAAATCGTAACAAAACTTTTGAAAGACCTTGCTAACCGTTATGCGGAAAGAGTGGGTGGATACACAAGAATCATTCGTTTGGTGAACCGTCCTTCTGACAACACTGCAATGGGAATTTTGGAACTTGTGGATCGCAAAACTCAAGATGAGTTAAAAGCTGAAGTAAGAGCAAAACGCGAAGAAAAGAAACCGGCTAAAAAGGAAGAAAAGCCTAAAAAAGCCAAAAAAGAAAAAGCTGCGGCGAAATAA
- a CDS encoding ATP phosphoribosyltransferase regulatory subunit, whose protein sequence is MNQKHKSISSEQKWIPDGFHFLGPEESKNRRILLQTFSELFEREGYSEINLPSFDYSNSFRIHLDHGLESLLVSKDWDGNEISPGVDLTLQVVKGMAARSHWEENQNVFYFARKIRDHKKRNASRREILQIGVESLGKSDTNQIISQIQILNKLWQSAAPKVSFTIVFGHSAFFRSVLKILGWNEEQTKVLRQLLYTKNLPELVSLAARENTSESHMEMIQLLLKAIPVSEMPKFQESLRKILDPKEWEILKEDLESITLFFKEWSKVQGGIPSIWDPSLVRDLSYYTGFMFQGYVEHDPEPVFAGGVYNELYESFTGIKKDACGFALHLDSIEEIVNKVK, encoded by the coding sequence ATGAATCAAAAACACAAATCAATTTCCTCGGAACAAAAATGGATTCCGGATGGATTTCATTTTTTAGGCCCCGAAGAAAGCAAAAACCGGCGGATTTTACTACAAACTTTTTCGGAACTCTTTGAAAGAGAAGGGTATTCTGAAATCAATTTACCTTCCTTTGATTATTCTAATTCCTTTCGCATTCATTTGGATCATGGTCTGGAAAGTTTGCTCGTTTCTAAAGATTGGGACGGGAATGAAATTTCCCCTGGTGTTGACCTAACACTACAAGTGGTGAAGGGAATGGCTGCTCGTTCCCATTGGGAAGAGAATCAAAATGTATTTTACTTTGCACGTAAGATTCGTGACCACAAAAAACGCAATGCGTCGAGGCGTGAAATCTTACAAATTGGTGTGGAGTCGCTTGGGAAAAGTGATACAAACCAAATCATATCTCAAATTCAAATTTTAAATAAACTTTGGCAAAGTGCTGCACCCAAGGTTTCCTTTACGATTGTTTTTGGACATTCTGCTTTTTTTCGTTCTGTTTTGAAAATCCTTGGTTGGAATGAGGAACAAACAAAGGTTCTGCGTCAACTTCTATATACTAAAAACTTACCGGAACTTGTTTCTCTTGCAGCACGGGAAAACACTTCTGAGTCACATATGGAAATGATCCAACTGTTGCTTAAAGCCATCCCTGTCAGTGAAATGCCAAAGTTTCAAGAATCTTTACGAAAGATTTTAGATCCTAAGGAGTGGGAGATTCTGAAAGAGGATTTGGAATCGATCACTTTGTTTTTTAAAGAATGGTCGAAGGTTCAGGGAGGAATTCCAAGCATTTGGGATCCATCGCTTGTTCGTGACTTATCCTATTATACGGGATTTATGTTTCAAGGATATGTGGAACATGATCCTGAGCCGGTTTTCGCCGGTGGTGTTTATAATGAATTGTATGAAAGTTTTACTGGAATTAAGAAAGATGCCTGTGGTTTTGCCCTGCATCTCGATTCCATAGAAGAAATCGTAAATAAGGTGAAATGA